Part of the Candidatus Hydrogenedentota bacterium genome, GACGCCCTCATGGCGAAGCTGAAGGCCCACGGGCTGGACGTGCCGGTGTTCCGCGGCGAGCTGGACCTGACGAAGGCCGACGGCGCCGCGGCGCTGGAACCGCAGCTCGCGGTTTGCGAAAAGATGGGGGTCAAATACCTCTTCCTCAGCGCGAAGCCCGGCGAGACGCCCCACGAAGAGGTCGTCGCGCGGCTCCGCGCCGCCGGGGACGCCGCGAAGAAGCATGGTGTTACCCTCACGCTGGAGACCCATCCGCCCCTCGGGACGAACGGGGACCTCCAGGGGGAGACCATGAAGGCGGTGGACCACCCGAACGTGCGCGTGAACTTCGACACGGCCAACATCACCTACTACAACAAGGGCACGGACGCGCTGGCGGAGCTGAAGAAGAGCCTCGCGTTCGTGCGGACCGTGGAGTTCAAGGACCACACGGGGGCCTTCGAGACCTGGGACTTCCCCGTGGCGGGGAAGGGCGTGGTGGACTTCCAGGCCGTCACCGCCCTGCTCCGCGAAAGCGGCTACGCGGGCCCCGTGACCATCGAGTTCGAGGGCACGAAAGGCGTGGAGTTGACGCGGGAGCAGACCCTCCAGGCCATCGCCGACTCGGTGGCCTATGTGCGGTCCCTCGGCGGGTTTGACTGACCAACCAACGGAGTTTTTCATGGAGAAGCACGCGGCGGGAATGGCGGGCCCCGACTGGTTCATGGTCCTCGGGTATTTTGTGATCATGCTCGGCATTGGGGTCTGGTTCTACAGCCGCATGAAGGGCGTGAGGCAGTATTTCAGCGGGGGCAACCAGATCCCCTGGTGGCTCAGCGGCGTGTCCTTCTACATGAGCAGCTTCAGCGTGGCCGCCTTCGTCTTCTACCCCTCCCTGTGCTACCGCCACGGCTGGGTCGGCGTCACACTGCTGTGGGTGGCCGTGCCCGCGACGCTCTTCGGCGTGCTCTTCTTCGCCGCGCGGTGGCGCCGGGCGCGCGTGGAGAGCCCGGTGGAGTACCTGGAGACCCGCTACAGCCCCCTGCTCCGCCAGCTCTTCGCGTGGCAGGGCCTGCCCGTCCGCATGATTGACGACGGCATCAAGCTGGTGGCCACGGGCACCTTCATCTCCGTGTGCGCGGGCATGGACAAGACCGTCAGCATCGTCGCCGCCGGGGCGCTCATCCTGGCCTACACCTTCATGGGCGGCCTGTGGGCCGTCGCCGTGACGGACTTCATCCAGTTCGTCGTGCTCACGGCGGCCATCGTCATCATCCTGCCCATGTCGGTGGTGCGGGCGGGGGGGCTGGGCGCCATCTTCGAAAACGCCCCGGAGGGTTTCTTCCGCCTGACCGCGCCGGAGTTCGGGTGGGGCTACATCCTCCCGCTGGTCGCGCTGTACGCCCTCGCCTGGAGCAGCATCAACTGGTCCCTCATCCAGCGCTACTACTGCGTGCCGAAGGAGCGCGACGCCGTCAAGGTGGGCGCGCTGGTCATGGCGCTCTATGTCGTCGGCCCGCCGATGATGTTCTTCCCCGCCATCGCCGCGCGGGGATTCCTGCCCCCCCTGGAGGACGCCAGCCAGGTCTACCCCCTGCTCTGCACGCACCTGCTGCCCCCCGGCATGCTGGGGCTGGCCGTGGCCGCCATGTTCGCCGCCACCATGTCCACCCTCAGCGGCGACTACAACGTGTGCGCGGGCGTGCTCACCACGGACGTCTACCGGCGGCTCCTCCGGCCCGGGGCGGGCCAGCGCGAGCTGGTGTTTGTCGGGCGTGTGGCGACGGCGATCATCGGCGTGGTGGCCCTGGGCGCGGCGCTCCTCATCGCGCGGGGCAGCGGCGAGGGGCTCTTCCGCACCATGGTCACCCTCTTCGGCGTGGCCACCGCGCCCGTGGCCGTGCCCATGCTCCTCGGACTCGTGTCCAAACGCTACACCAACGCCTCCGCCGTCGCCGGGTTCCTGCTCGGCCTGGCCGCCGGCCTCGGCCTCTACGCCGTCTCCAAGATGCCCGCCTTCCAGATGGCGGGGCTCTCGTGGAACCCCGGGACCGAGGACCTCTCCCTCGGGCCCCTGGCGCTCAAGATGGAGATCGTCATGTTTCTCGCCACGGCCCTCGTGACCTGGGTGGTCATGGCCGTGGTGTCCGCGGCGCTTCCCGCGGGACAGGCCGCGATGGAGCGCACGGCGGCGTTCCTGGCGCGCCTCGAGGCACCCATCGGCTCCCTGCCCGAGGACCACCACGGCGAGGGCTCGGCCGAGTCCCCCTTCCGCATCGTGGGGGCCGCCGTGCTGCCTGTCGGGCTGCTGTTGCTGGCCGTCACGCCGTGGCTCGGCGGCGGCCTCGTGCTTTTCCTGAACGTGGCCATCGGCGGGGGGCTTGCCGGAATCGGCGCGGCCCTCGCCTTTGCCCGCGCCCGCTGAACAACAACCTGTGGAGGATGAACCCATGGAATCCGGAAACACCAACGGAAACACGAGCCGCCGCGACTTCTTGAAGACCGCGGGCGCCCTCGGCGCGGGCATCGCCGCGTCGGGCGTGGCGGGCATGCCCCGCACCGCCGCCGCCAAGAGCGAGACCCTCGCGCTGAACGGCGGGCCGAAGGCCGTGACGGCCGCCGGCGCCGCCGCCACCAAGTGGCCCCTCTTCGGGGACGAGGAGACCGGCCTGGTCGCAAAGCTCCTGCAGGCCCCCGACTACGCGCCTGTGGCGGAGTTTGAGGAGGCGTGGAAGGCGCATTTCGGCTGCCCCCACGCCAAGGCCCACTGCAACGGCACCAGCGCGCTCACGTCCATGCTCTTCGCCCTCCAGTACCCCGAGGGCAGCGAGATCATCGTGCCCGACTACAGCACCTGGTTCCCCGTGGTGCCCATGCGCTTCTTCGGCCTCGTGCCCGTGTTCGTGGACGTGGACCCCCGCACCATGAACCTCGACCTGGAGGCCGCGAAGAAGGCCCTCACCCCGAAGACCAAAGCCGTCCTCGCCGTCCACTGGTACGGGCTCCCCTGCGACCTGGACGAGCTGTGCGCCTTCGGCGCGGAGAACGGCATAGACATCCTCGAGGACGCCAGCCACGCCCACGGCGCGAAGGTGAAGGACACCTGGATCGGCAACTGGGGCCGCATCGCCGGGTTCAGCCTCCAGGGCACCAAGCCGCTCCCCTCCATCGAGGGCGGCATCGCCACCTACAAGAACCGGAACGACTACGAGCTCGCCACCACCTACGGCAACTACGACCTGCCCCGCACCTTCCCCGAGGACAGCGAGTACCGCAAGTACCAGGGCACGGCCCTCGGATCCAAACTGCGCATGCACCCCGTGTCCGCCATCCTCGCCCGCGTCCAGCTGCGCGACCTCGACGCGCGCAATGCCGCGGGCGTCGCCCAGATGGCGAAGCTCAACGCGCGGCTGGCCGAGCTGCCGGGCCTCGAGGTGCCGCGCTGCCGGCCCGACGTCTCCCGCGTCTACTACTCCAAGAACCTCCTGTTCATTGACGAGAAGAAGGCGGGCGCGCCGCGCGAGGCGCTGGTGAAGGCGCTGGCCGCCGAGGGCGTGGACATCCTGGTCTACACCTGGACCCTGCTCCACACCTATCCGGTGTTCACCGAGAACAAGTGGTGGCGGCACATGCCCGTCCTGCCGCAGGCCGTCCCAGGCTGCGACCAGGCCAACCGCGAGGCCGTGCAGCTCGCCTACTTCACCTCCGACCAGCCCGAACTCGTCGAGCAGTACGCCGCGGCCTTCGAAAAGGTCTGGGCAAACCGCAAGAGCCTCGCGTAGGGGCCTGTGGCAGAAGGGTGAATATCCCTGGTCCCCCCTTCAGGGGGGTGGCCGCGTCTTCGCGGACGGGGGATGTTCTTAGGGTTGGCGCCATGGCTCCCTTTCCGGAACATCCCCCTGTTCGCTCCCGCGAACCGCCCCCCCCTGAAGGGGGGACCAAGACAGGGCGCGCCCCGGCGCTGCTGTCGGTGCCTCGGCGCAGTCCGGACAATCAGACCTTTTTCGCCTTGTCCCGCGGATCAGGCGGCATAAATCACCTCGCGGGTCCGCAGTATCTCGCGCTTCCGCCACGGGTTCCGGAGGGCCTCCTTTTCGACAAGATCCACGGGGCGGCCGTGCCGCCCCTCCAGCTCCTCCCTCATCGCCACCAGGTCGAACAGGTCCCATGCGGCCGCCGGATCGAAACTCACGAGGAAGTCGAGGTCGCTGTCGGGCCGGAAATCGTCCCGGAGGGCGCTGCCAAACAGGGACAGCTCCCTGATCTTCCACCGGCGGCAAAACGCCTCCAGAAACTCCGGGTCCAGATGAACCTGCGCGTTCATGGCACGGTCTCCTTGCCCCAGCCCACCACCCCCGGGCAATGGCGGGTTATCTTACGAGGTGAGCCTGTGGGCGGCACGGTAGCCTATGCTCCCGCCGGGGAGAAGCAATTCCGGCTACCGCTACACGGCGGGGATTGTTCTGTCCCGCGGAGCCCGGGGCGGGCCTGTCCCTACCTGCGATGGCCTGATTTGAAGAATCCGAGAACAGACCGCACAAACGCGCTCCCCCCCGCTTTTCCGGACCCGGGCGCGGTTTTGAGATGGTCATGTCCGGTGGCGGGGGGGGCTGACTGCAGAAGCTCCTCCAGATTTTGTCGGGCATCCTCGTGGCCCTGATCGGCGGCTTCCCTGTACCAGCGTGCGGCTTCCGCGTGGTCCTCCCGCACGCCAACGCCTGCATGGTACATCACCCCAAGATTGTACTGGGCCTTCTTGTCGCCCTGTTCAGCCGCCATCCCAAACCAGCGCACAGCCTCGGCGTTGTCCTGCTTCATGCCCGCGCCCTGTGTGTACATCACCCCCAGATCATTCTGCGCTCTCGCAAGGCCCTGTTCCGCCGCCTTCTTGGTCCAACGTGCGGCCTCGGCTTGGTCCCGCGTCACACCCTCGCCCCGCGCGTACATCGACCCCAGAAGATGCTGGGCTTCCGCATGGCCCTGCTCTGCCGCCTTTTCGTACCAGCGAGCGGCCTCGGGATCGTCTTCTTCCACGCCGAAACCACCATGGTAGACCATGCCGAGATTGTACTGGGCCGTCATATCCCCCTGATCAGCCGCCTTTCTGTACCAACGCACGGCTTCCACATCGTCCTGCCCGACACCCAGACCCTGTAAATACATCGTCCCCAGGGAATTCTGCGCCCCTGCGACCCCCTGTTCCGCCGCTGCCCTAAACCAACGCGCGGCCTGGATGTCATCCCGTTTCACGCCCTGGCCCCGGGCATACATCAGTCCCAGCTGGAGCTGCGCCGTCGCATGGCCCTGCTGGGCCGCCTTCGTATGCCACCGCATGGCGTCGGCGTTGCTCCGTTTCACGCCAAGGCCAAATTCATACGCAAGCCCCAGCACAAACTGCGCCTCCGCATTGCCCTGATCGGCGGCCATCTTGTGCCAGCGTGCGGCGTCGATGTAGTTCAGGTCCTTGTCGGCACCATCGTCATGCACGTTGTCCGGGCCACACTGGGCTTGTGCAGTTCCCTGCCGCGCCGCCTGTCTGAACCAACCGGCGGTCTCCTGCTCGTCTCCAGCGCCCCGTGCACCTGAAACCTGCAGGATTTCGGATACATCCTGTACGGGGACAATCCCCTTGCCCATCGCTGTTTGGATCCAGCCTGCGGCGCCGTCGAAGTCGTCACAGCTGCCGCCGTATGCCAGACCCATGAGATGCTGGGCCTCCGGATCGCCCGCTTCCGCCTTGGTTCGCACTGCCTGAACGACCTCTTCAAAGCGCATCATGCCGTTCCCTCCCTTCTTTGAGCTTCCGGAACGCGCGTGTCGGGCAACGGAGACCACTCCAAAGAAGGCGATCAATACGGAAATGCCCGCCCGCAACGTTAAGACGTGATTATAGTCATTCCCATATTCTGCAACAAATTCGCGCCTTCCCGAATCGTTGTAGAACGTTGGGGGACAAGCCGGGCGCTCGCGGACATGAGAACGCGCCAGCAGCTGGGATCATCTGCAAACGGAATTGGCGCAGACAAAAGCAACACGGTGGTCGGCTTCGCGCGGAGTTTGAGATTCCGGCTGCAGTTTAGATGCCTGTTAGTCCACCGATTCAAGGCAAGCGTCTCCAAAAGGGGTTGAATGTGCGTTCCCGGCATGCCTTTCCGTGCTCCTGTTCACATTCAACCCCTTTTGGGGTTGTGCTCTTCTGAGCCCGTGAACCGGAGGTTCCCTTCGGTCACCTCCGGCTATTCATATTCTTCCCCTTCGGGGAATCATGAATTGAACAGGGGTTGCAGGTCATTCCACAAGGCCCCGGCTTCGGGGCGCGGCAGCAAAAAGAAACGGGGCGCGCGGATGGTCTCCGCGCGCCCCGGTGTTTTCCCCGGGCGGGGGCTACAGGACGCCGAGCTCCTCGAGGTCTTTCTGGAGCTTCTTCTTCTCGGCGGCGGTGAGCTCGCGCATGGGCGGGCGGACGTAGCCGGCGTCGAAGCCGCGCATGCGGGACCCCTCCTTGAAGGTGGCCGTCTTGCGGCCGTACTCAAAGATGCGGGAGGCGCGCTCGAGGCGGATCTGCTCCTGCCACGCCTTCTTCATGTCGCCCTTCTTCAGATGGTTGTAGACGGCGGCGTAGATGTCGCAGACCACGTTGGACAGGCCGGAGACGACGGCGGGGCATCCCGCGAGGATCGCCTGGTAGCCGTACTCGTCCACGCCGTTGATGACCATGAAGTCCTTGGGCGCGCGCGCCAGGAGCTGGGTGATGTAGCCCATGCTGCCGCCGCTGTCCTTGATGCCGACGATGTTCTCGACCGTCTCGGCCATGCGGACGACGAAGTCCACGCTGAGCAGGTTCCGCGCGCAGGAGGGGATGTTGTACATCAGGATCGGGAAGCCGTCCACGGCCTTCGCGACGGTGGTGTAGAACTTGGCGAGGGACGCGTCGTCGTAGGCGTAGTAGCCCGGGGCGACGATGGCCGCGCCGTCCGCGCCGATGTCGCGGGCGTGGCGGGTCAGCTCGACGGTGGTCGCCGTGTCGAGGCAGCCGGTGTGCACGATGACCTTGGCCTTCCTGCCGATGGTGGCGACCACCTCCTCGGCGATCTCGCGGCGCTCGTCGGGGGAGAGGAGCATGCCCTCGCCCGTGGTGCCGCAGGGGAACAGCCCCTTCGCGCCCAGGGCCACCATGCGCTCGGCGAACGGGCCGACCTTGTCGTAGTCCACGTACTCGCCGTCCTTCGTGAACGGGGTGATCATGGCGGAAATGACGCCTTCGAGTTTCAAACGGGCCATGGGGGTGCCTCCTGTCCGGGGTAACCGGTGTCTCCGGGTGTTGCGCGCCGCACATGCGCGCCCGTACCATAGTGGATGGGGCGTTGCGGAATGCGGCACCCCGGCCTTTCGGAGTATATCCCCCCCGAATTGGCCGAGTCAATGCCGGGGATTTTTCGTGATACCCATGTCACACAACCGCCCTTTCCGCGCCCTGCGCCGCGCGGCGCTGGCGCTCCTGTGCGCCGCACCGCCCCTGTGGGCGGGCATGCCCATCTCCCAGCCCCGGTCCGCCCCGCAGGAGACGGCCGCCGGACCGCCCCCGGCGGTGGAGGCCCCCTGGGGGCTGCCGCTGGACGGCGGCCCCGTGCGCCTGCTGGCCGTCGCGCCGCGCGAGACGACGGGTGATGTGGCGGCGCTGGCCGCGCGGCTGGAGATCAGCGCGGAGACGGTGGCGGTGTGGGACGCGCGGCATCTGGGCTGCGACCCCGTGGCCCCCGGCGGCGCGCCGCCCGGCACCTCGGCGGAGGAGACGGCCGCCCGCCTGCGTGAGGCGGTCCGCCGCCCTTGGGACGTGGCGGTCCTGGGCAACCTCGACACGGCGATCCTCCCGGAGGACGTGCTGCAGGACCTGTTCGACCGCGTCGCGGAGGGGGCCGGACTGGTGGCCGCGCAGCTGCGCGACGCGCCGGACAGCGCGTTCAACGTTTTGGTGTCCGCGCTGGACCCGCAGCCCCTGTCCTTCCCGGTCCGCCACGGCGTGGAGGACACGGGGCTGGCGCACTGGGGCGACGGGATGGAAATCGAGCGGGTCTTCGCGCACGGCGCGGGGCGCGTTGTCGTGGTGGAGTATTCCGGCGACCCGGCGGCGGGGCATTTCCTGGTGCACGGTCCCGCCGACCCGCTGGACCTGGACCCCGTGCTGCTGGACAACCTGTGGTCCCACGCGGCGCGGGTGGTGTGGACGGCGGCGGGGCGCGGGGGCGGGCTGCGCATCGCGGCGCTGGAGGACGCCGCCCCGGCGGGCCCCGCGCCGGAGGAGATTCCCCCCGACTTCACGCCGGAGTATGTGCAGTCCATGCGCGACTCCATGGCGCCCACGCCGGTGCGCCCCTTCCGCGTCGTGTTTGAGGGGGCCTCCGAAGGCGGGGAGACGGTGGAGGTGCGCCTGCGCCGTCCCGGCAGCCCCGCGCAGATCATTCACAACGACCCGGCGCCGTTGCCCGAAGAGGCGTCCGACTGGGTCTTTGACATGGTCATGGGGCCGGGGCTCTATTACCTCGACGCGCGCGTGCTGCGCGATGGGAAAGTGGTGGACTGGTTCACCCGGAAGTTCGAGATCGAGGGCTGGCCGTCCTTTTCCGACCTGCGCTTCGACAAGACGGGCCTCCAGCCCAACGACACGCTGAACATCGCCCTCCGCGTGCGGCCCGTCCTCGGCGGCGACCGCGCCTGCACGGTCCACGCGCGGGCGACGGACCCGTGGGAGCGCGTGCTCGCCGAAGCGTCGCGCCAGGTGTCCAACGACGGCGGCGAGGTGGGGCTGGCGCTGCACTTTGTGGACGCCGCCACGCCGGTGGTGAAGATTGAGGTGTGCGCCGTGGAGGGGGAGGGGGGCCAGGTCTCGGGCTGGGAGCTGCTCCGCGCGCCGCGCGCCTACCGCTATGTCTCCGTGAACACGCCGCGCCCCCCCCTGCGGCCCGAGGCCGTGGTCCTCGGCCCCGCGCCCGCGGAGCCCGCGCAGGAGGCGGCCTACCGCGCCCTCGCAGCGGCGGGCGTGGACGCCCTGCACGCCCCCGGCGGCGAGGCTGCGCTGGTCCGGACAGGGCTGGCGGGGATGG contains:
- a CDS encoding DNA polymerase subunit beta, whose product is MNAQVHLDPEFLEAFCRRWKIRELSLFGSALRDDFRPDSDLDFLVSFDPAAAWDLFDLVAMREELEGRHGRPVDLVEKEALRNPWRKREILRTREVIYAA
- a CDS encoding sugar phosphate isomerase/epimerase; this encodes MGRMRFVLCLAAVLACGLAAAADDAAPKWPLAVRLMSYGQWQDDAWEHLKSIGVRHVFMQVPAPEEADALMAKLKAHGLDVPVFRGELDLTKADGAAALEPQLAVCEKMGVKYLFLSAKPGETPHEEVVARLRAAGDAAKKHGVTLTLETHPPLGTNGDLQGETMKAVDHPNVRVNFDTANITYYNKGTDALAELKKSLAFVRTVEFKDHTGAFETWDFPVAGKGVVDFQAVTALLRESGYAGPVTIEFEGTKGVELTREQTLQAIADSVAYVRSLGGFD
- a CDS encoding twin-arginine translocation signal domain-containing protein, which gives rise to MESGNTNGNTSRRDFLKTAGALGAGIAASGVAGMPRTAAAKSETLALNGGPKAVTAAGAAATKWPLFGDEETGLVAKLLQAPDYAPVAEFEEAWKAHFGCPHAKAHCNGTSALTSMLFALQYPEGSEIIVPDYSTWFPVVPMRFFGLVPVFVDVDPRTMNLDLEAAKKALTPKTKAVLAVHWYGLPCDLDELCAFGAENGIDILEDASHAHGAKVKDTWIGNWGRIAGFSLQGTKPLPSIEGGIATYKNRNDYELATTYGNYDLPRTFPEDSEYRKYQGTALGSKLRMHPVSAILARVQLRDLDARNAAGVAQMAKLNARLAELPGLEVPRCRPDVSRVYYSKNLLFIDEKKAGAPREALVKALAAEGVDILVYTWTLLHTYPVFTENKWWRHMPVLPQAVPGCDQANREAVQLAYFTSDQPELVEQYAAAFEKVWANRKSLA
- a CDS encoding dihydrodipicolinate synthase family protein — its product is MARLKLEGVISAMITPFTKDGEYVDYDKVGPFAERMVALGAKGLFPCGTTGEGMLLSPDERREIAEEVVATIGRKAKVIVHTGCLDTATTVELTRHARDIGADGAAIVAPGYYAYDDASLAKFYTTVAKAVDGFPILMYNIPSCARNLLSVDFVVRMAETVENIVGIKDSGGSMGYITQLLARAPKDFMVINGVDEYGYQAILAGCPAVVSGLSNVVCDIYAAVYNHLKKGDMKKAWQEQIRLERASRIFEYGRKTATFKEGSRMRGFDAGYVRPPMRELTAAEKKKLQKDLEELGVL
- a CDS encoding sel1 repeat family protein, with translation MMRFEEVVQAVRTKAEAGDPEAQHLMGLAYGGSCDDFDGAAGWIQTAMGKGIVPVQDVSEILQVSGARGAGDEQETAGWFRQAARQGTAQAQCGPDNVHDDGADKDLNYIDAARWHKMAADQGNAEAQFVLGLAYEFGLGVKRSNADAMRWHTKAAQQGHATAQLQLGLMYARGQGVKRDDIQAARWFRAAAEQGVAGAQNSLGTMYLQGLGVGQDDVEAVRWYRKAADQGDMTAQYNLGMVYHGGFGVEEDDPEAARWYEKAAEQGHAEAQHLLGSMYARGEGVTRDQAEAARWTKKAAEQGLARAQNDLGVMYTQGAGMKQDNAEAVRWFGMAAEQGDKKAQYNLGVMYHAGVGVREDHAEAARWYREAADQGHEDARQNLEELLQSAPPATGHDHLKTAPGSGKAGGSAFVRSVLGFFKSGHRR